From the genome of Biomphalaria glabrata chromosome 1, xgBioGlab47.1, whole genome shotgun sequence, one region includes:
- the LOC106063927 gene encoding shiftless antiviral inhibitor of ribosomal frameshifting protein-like — translation MDDKEVRLEACQLRELFRGRFSQDEMEKVVSEMGGKLQALDFILRVDPGQVSGFMKKSTQYIENLQRDSIHLNEVLESGVFDVETSKRQFGCKDCQRSWWRKVPLRKEVSRCHVCKTRYEAIPRDKEWGWGMFYCDGENCGEEFQGFAVMGMTKSMCHRCGYYVLVDHIIPPNKFSRNKKKRTRDTHDCNGINCYRRNQDGSLIMDRAAICIHPKSKPFRPPDAQYRTWSQAHRSTGSTVDTHIDQRSVFSGSGSFAYTLPSRR, via the exons GCCTGCCAACTTAGAGAACTATTCAGAGGGCGCTTCTCCCAAGATGAGATGGAAAAAGTCGTCAGTGAAATGGGCGGGAAACTGCAAGCATTGGACTTTATACTCAGAG TTGATCCAGGTCAAGTTAGTGGATTTATGAAAAAA AGTACACAGTATATAGAGAATCTACAGAGAGATTCCATTCACCTGAATGAAGTTCTTGAGTCTGGAGTCTTTGATGTCGAAACATCAAAAAGACAGTTTGGGTGCAAGGATTGTCAGCGAAGCTGGTGGAGAAAAGTTCCACTTAGGAAAGAA GTGTCTAGATGTCACGTCTGCAAGACGAGATATGAAGCAATCCCTAGGGATAAAGAGTGGGGATGGGGAATGTTTTACTGTGATGGAGAAAACTGCGGAGAAGAATTTCA AGGTTTTGCTGTGATGGGCATGACCAAGAGCATGTGCCATAGGTGTGGCTACTACGTGCTGGTGGACCACATCATACCTCCCAATAAGTTCagcagaaataaaaagaaaaggacCCGTGACACCCACGACTGTAATGGGATCAATTGCTACAGACG gaatcaaGATGGCAGTCTGATTATGG ATCGTGCAGCAATCTGCATACACCCAAAGTCTAAACCATTCCGGCCTCCAGACGCTCAGTACCGCACATGGAGCCAAGCCCACAGGAGTACCGGGTCCACCGTAGATACCCACATAGACCAGCGAAGTGTCTTTTCCGGAAGCGGAAGTTTCGCATACACACTGCCAAGCAGACGATGA